In a single window of the Desulfovibrio sp. Huiquan2017 genome:
- a CDS encoding L-serine ammonia-lyase, iron-sulfur-dependent, subunit alpha, which yields MSFTVKDVLSIQVAPALGCTEPVAIALGAAAAVSLLPDKRFESLEVAVDPNVYKNGLAVSIPGAGGLSGLDTAAALGAAGGDPSLRLEVLQTVTDEDVKTAKKALAEGRVDVALIRDHQGLLIRSKAVSGGMVAESVIEGLHDNIVSLTLNGKPVESPLIRTRPDGAPSPVAAMEAWLKTLTLNELMALTDELDADDYAFLKEGVDVNMRLAEQGLKYGLGLGVGKTLERLCRQGLIKKDMMLAARILASAAADARMSGASLPAMSSAGSGNHGLTAILPIWAVKDYVEGVQTKDVLEAVALSHIVTAFVKAHTGRLSAICGCSVAAGAGATAGITFLLGGDAHHIAGAIKNLLEDLAGIICDGAKTGCALKLATAAGTAVQAALFSLQGVNVHHTDGIVGLSSEDTMRNIGTLAVDGMIQTDQTILQIMLDKRFSDI from the coding sequence ATGAGCTTCACGGTCAAGGACGTACTCTCCATCCAGGTCGCCCCGGCGCTCGGCTGCACCGAGCCCGTGGCCATCGCCCTGGGCGCGGCCGCCGCCGTGTCCCTGCTCCCGGACAAACGGTTCGAGTCCCTCGAAGTGGCCGTGGACCCCAACGTCTACAAAAACGGCCTGGCTGTTTCCATCCCCGGTGCGGGCGGACTGTCCGGCCTGGACACCGCCGCGGCCCTGGGCGCGGCGGGCGGCGATCCGTCCCTGCGACTGGAAGTGCTCCAAACCGTGACCGACGAGGACGTCAAGACCGCGAAAAAAGCCCTGGCCGAAGGCCGGGTGGACGTCGCCCTGATCAGGGACCACCAGGGATTGCTCATCCGCTCCAAAGCCGTGTCCGGCGGCATGGTCGCCGAATCGGTCATCGAAGGGTTGCACGACAACATCGTTTCCCTAACCCTGAACGGAAAGCCCGTGGAAAGCCCGCTCATCCGCACCCGGCCCGACGGCGCGCCCTCCCCGGTGGCCGCCATGGAGGCATGGCTCAAGACCCTGACGCTCAACGAGCTCATGGCCCTGACCGACGAACTGGACGCGGACGACTACGCCTTTCTCAAGGAGGGCGTGGACGTAAATATGCGCCTGGCCGAACAGGGCCTCAAGTACGGCCTCGGCCTGGGCGTGGGCAAGACTCTGGAACGGCTCTGCCGCCAAGGCCTCATCAAGAAGGACATGATGCTCGCCGCGCGCATCCTGGCTTCGGCCGCCGCCGACGCGCGCATGTCCGGCGCATCCCTGCCCGCCATGTCCTCGGCCGGGTCCGGCAACCACGGCCTGACCGCCATCCTGCCCATCTGGGCGGTCAAGGACTACGTGGAGGGCGTGCAGACCAAGGACGTGCTCGAAGCCGTGGCCCTCTCTCACATCGTCACTGCCTTCGTCAAAGCGCACACCGGCCGCCTGTCCGCCATCTGCGGCTGCTCCGTGGCCGCCGGGGCCGGGGCCACGGCAGGTATCACCTTCCTGCTCGGCGGCGACGCCCACCACATCGCCGGGGCCATCAAGAACCTTCTGGAAGACCTGGCCGGAATCATCTGCGACGGCGCCAAAACCGGCTGCGCCCTCAAGCTGGCCACGGCGGCGGGCACCGCGGTCCAGGCCGCCCTCTTCTCCCTCCAGGGCGTCAACGTCCACCATACCGACGGCATCGTCGGCCTGTCCTCCGAGGACACCATGCGCAACATCGGCACCCTGGCCGTGGACGGCATGATCCAGACCGACCAGACCATCCTTCAAATCATGCTGGATAAACGGTTCTCGGACATCTAG
- a CDS encoding ribonuclease J → MAETSFTIYPLGGLGEIGMNCMLYRTEKSLVMVDCGLMFPEDYHFGVDVVIPCFDYVLRNKSRLNGIVLTHGHEDHIGALPWLLQNVDVPVYGSEFTLGLVESKLREHDLDRWADLRPVRPYDRLLLGDFRFNFFPVCHSIIEGFGLGIETPAGRVVHTGDFKIDRNPLGGHATDLGAFRKFSDEGVRLMLSDSTNIGNEGFALTEREIKVSLREIFNTAKGRILVSLFSSHIQRIQEIFDLADAEGRKVAVSGKSLHRNIELARELGHLKVPKGTFVELDSLDEYGDSQLVLLVTGSQGEPLAALSRIAMGEHRQLSVRPDDLFILSSRFIPGNVKAINRVINNLYRLGAEVLYEKMHGIHASGHAHAGELTLMLQTVRPEYFIPVHGEYRHLVKHRRLAIDCGVDENKALVMENGQPVTFHADGSMELLPRIAADKILVDGKGVGDVGQSVLKERQLLAGEGMVIVVLVVDEASGEISMGPDIMSKGFVFEQQYMHLLDDAKCIVLDVHENIAPGDTAKLKERIRSALRRFFRKVLGRDPVVVPLVISI, encoded by the coding sequence ATGGCCGAAACGTCCTTCACCATTTATCCGCTGGGCGGGCTCGGCGAGATCGGCATGAACTGCATGCTCTACCGGACCGAGAAATCCCTGGTCATGGTGGACTGCGGGCTCATGTTCCCGGAGGACTACCACTTCGGCGTGGATGTGGTCATTCCTTGCTTCGATTACGTTCTGCGCAACAAGAGCCGCCTCAACGGCATTGTCCTGACCCACGGTCACGAGGACCATATAGGCGCGCTGCCCTGGTTGTTGCAGAACGTGGACGTGCCGGTCTACGGCTCGGAGTTCACCCTGGGGCTGGTCGAGAGCAAGCTCAGGGAGCACGACCTGGACCGTTGGGCCGATCTGCGCCCCGTGCGCCCCTACGACCGTCTCCTGCTCGGTGATTTCCGCTTCAATTTTTTCCCGGTCTGCCATTCCATCATCGAGGGGTTCGGCCTGGGCATCGAGACCCCGGCAGGCCGGGTGGTGCATACCGGCGACTTCAAGATCGACCGCAATCCGTTGGGCGGCCACGCCACGGACCTGGGCGCGTTCCGCAAGTTCTCGGATGAGGGCGTGCGCCTCATGCTTTCGGATTCCACCAATATCGGCAACGAGGGGTTCGCCCTGACCGAGCGGGAGATCAAGGTCTCCCTGCGCGAGATTTTCAACACGGCCAAGGGGCGCATCCTGGTCTCCCTGTTTTCCAGCCACATCCAGCGCATCCAGGAGATATTCGACCTAGCCGACGCCGAGGGCCGCAAGGTGGCCGTGTCCGGCAAGTCCCTGCACCGCAACATCGAACTGGCCCGGGAACTGGGGCATCTTAAAGTGCCCAAAGGCACATTCGTGGAGCTGGATTCCCTGGACGAGTACGGCGATTCCCAATTGGTTCTGTTGGTTACCGGCAGCCAGGGCGAACCGTTGGCGGCCCTGTCGCGCATCGCCATGGGCGAGCATCGGCAGTTGTCCGTGCGGCCCGACGACCTGTTCATCCTCTCCTCGCGGTTCATCCCCGGCAACGTCAAGGCCATCAACCGGGTCATCAACAATCTCTATCGCCTCGGGGCCGAGGTCCTGTACGAGAAGATGCACGGCATCCACGCCTCGGGCCATGCCCACGCGGGCGAACTGACCCTCATGCTCCAGACCGTGCGGCCCGAATATTTCATCCCGGTGCACGGCGAATACCGCCACCTGGTCAAGCACCGGCGGCTGGCCATCGACTGCGGCGTGGACGAGAACAAGGCCTTGGTGATGGAGAACGGCCAGCCCGTGACCTTTCATGCGGACGGCTCCATGGAACTGTTGCCGCGCATTGCGGCGGACAAGATCCTGGTGGACGGCAAGGGCGTGGGCGACGTGGGACAAAGCGTGCTCAAGGAGCGTCAGCTCCTGGCGGGCGAGGGCATGGTCATCGTGGTTCTGGTGGTGGACGAGGCCTCGGGCGAGATCTCCATGGGCCCGGACATCATGAGCAAGGGATTCGTCTTCGAGCAGCAATACATGCACTTGCTCGACGACGCCAAGTGTATCGTCCTGGACGTGCACGAGAATATCGCGCCCGGCGACACGGCCAAGCTCAAGGAGCGCATCCGCTCGGCCCTGCGCCGGTTTTTCCGCAAGGTGCTTGGCCGCGACCCGGTGGTCGTTCCCCTGGTCATTTCCATCTAA
- a CDS encoding lysophospholipid acyltransferase family protein — MFRRLFFIILLVPVTIWYSLKMLKVDPETATPEEYDRWGLAWGAAAVKLSGIRIEADMGEAAPDGHYVFIGNHQSNLDIPVLFKVLAGNRIRFVAKKSLFDIPLYGKALGHAGHICIDRDNRRAAMQSLNDAVAVAQGGISPVIFPEGTRNTHLSELMEFKIGAMVLALKAGLPVVPFVMTNTGRVMGKGQFFIDNRPVVRFKALPIIDPSQYTLKERERFKEDLYAMMNKAYQELLAEG, encoded by the coding sequence ATGTTTCGACGATTGTTTTTTATCATTCTGCTCGTGCCGGTGACCATTTGGTACTCTCTCAAGATGCTCAAGGTGGACCCGGAGACGGCGACTCCCGAGGAATATGACCGCTGGGGACTGGCCTGGGGCGCGGCCGCCGTGAAGCTGTCCGGTATCCGCATCGAGGCGGATATGGGTGAGGCGGCCCCCGATGGGCACTACGTGTTCATCGGGAACCATCAGTCCAATCTGGATATTCCTGTCCTGTTCAAGGTGCTTGCGGGCAACCGCATCCGGTTCGTGGCCAAGAAATCCCTGTTCGATATCCCGCTGTACGGCAAGGCGCTCGGACATGCTGGCCACATCTGCATCGACCGGGACAACCGGCGGGCGGCCATGCAGTCCTTGAACGATGCCGTGGCGGTCGCCCAGGGCGGCATCTCTCCGGTCATCTTCCCGGAGGGCACGCGCAACACGCATCTGAGTGAACTCATGGAATTCAAGATCGGGGCCATGGTCCTGGCGCTCAAGGCGGGCCTGCCCGTGGTGCCGTTCGTCATGACCAACACCGGGCGGGTCATGGGCAAGGGCCAGTTTTTCATCGACAACCGGCCCGTGGTCCGGTTCAAGGCGCTGCCGATCATAGACCCGTCCCAATACACCCTCAAGGAGCGCGAGCGCTTCAAGGAAGACCTGTACGCCATGATGAACAAGGCCTATCAGGAACTGCTGGCGGAGGGATAG
- a CDS encoding elongation factor G — MPDLKTQRTYALVGHGGSGKTTVAEMLLFNSGVVNRLGKVEEGSTVLDFEPEEIKRRGSVQPGFASYKWNKNDHFLIDTPGDSNFAGDLSYSLTAADGVVMVIDAVDGVKPLTRKVWALVQDMGLPAMIVINKMDRDRADFDMAFHGISEALGARPVLLYYPIGSKENFKGVVDMMSGKALLFGEDGAVTEGEVPGDIADEVETLRETMIENIAESDEELMEKYFEEGELSPEDITKGLQSGVASGELVPVVVSAALNCQGGQMILDTVQNLLPGPLDHKPWQGEDGSELASSPDEPLACFVFKTQADPFAGQLTVVRVLAGQLSPDSQLLNTGNGEKERVGQLLVMNGKEQAPIKTPMGPGAIVTLAKLKNTRTGDTLVEKGQFKLVKPELAPQLITFALAPEVKGEEDKVYAAVAKLLDEDITLTLGRDEESGDILLSGMGQNHIEISVEKAKRRYKTAIVLKTPKVPYRETFKTGAREIQGRHKKQSGGRGQFGDCWIHVAPRASGEGYEFVDQIVGGSIPRQFIPAVDKGVQETAARGVLAGFPVIDFQVTLYDGSYHNVDSSEMAFKVAGSLAFKKACEKAKMALLEPIMLVTVAVPDAFMGDVIGDLSSRRGKVLGSDSQAGITEVKANVPMAEMLRYAPDLNSMTGGQGTFFMEFASYEECPPQETEKVIAAHKKNDGE, encoded by the coding sequence ATGCCTGACCTCAAGACCCAAAGAACGTATGCACTCGTCGGTCACGGCGGTAGCGGCAAAACCACCGTCGCCGAGATGCTGCTTTTCAACTCGGGAGTTGTAAACCGCCTCGGCAAAGTCGAAGAGGGGAGCACCGTCCTCGACTTCGAGCCCGAGGAAATCAAGCGTCGCGGTTCGGTCCAGCCCGGTTTCGCCAGCTACAAGTGGAACAAGAACGACCATTTTCTCATCGACACTCCCGGCGATTCCAATTTCGCAGGTGATCTCTCCTACTCCCTCACCGCCGCGGATGGCGTGGTCATGGTCATCGACGCCGTGGATGGCGTCAAGCCGCTGACCCGCAAGGTCTGGGCCCTGGTCCAGGACATGGGCCTTCCCGCCATGATCGTCATCAACAAGATGGATCGTGACCGGGCCGACTTCGACATGGCCTTCCACGGCATTTCCGAAGCCCTGGGCGCCCGCCCGGTCCTGTTGTATTATCCCATCGGTTCCAAAGAAAATTTCAAGGGCGTAGTGGACATGATGTCCGGCAAGGCGCTCCTGTTCGGCGAGGACGGCGCGGTCACCGAGGGCGAGGTCCCCGGCGACATCGCCGACGAGGTCGAGACCCTGCGCGAGACCATGATCGAGAACATCGCCGAAAGCGATGAGGAGCTCATGGAAAAATACTTCGAGGAAGGCGAACTTTCTCCCGAAGACATCACCAAGGGCCTTCAGTCGGGCGTGGCCTCCGGCGAATTGGTTCCGGTGGTGGTTTCCGCCGCCCTCAATTGCCAGGGCGGTCAGATGATCCTCGACACCGTGCAGAATCTGCTGCCCGGTCCTCTGGACCACAAGCCGTGGCAGGGCGAGGACGGGTCCGAGCTGGCCAGCTCTCCGGACGAACCCCTGGCCTGCTTCGTGTTCAAGACCCAGGCCGACCCTTTTGCGGGCCAGCTCACCGTGGTCCGCGTCCTGGCGGGCCAGCTTTCCCCTGACTCCCAATTGCTCAATACCGGCAACGGCGAGAAGGAGCGCGTGGGCCAGCTTCTGGTCATGAACGGCAAGGAACAGGCCCCGATCAAGACCCCCATGGGCCCGGGCGCCATCGTCACCCTGGCCAAACTCAAGAACACCCGCACCGGCGACACCTTGGTGGAGAAGGGCCAGTTCAAGCTGGTCAAGCCCGAACTGGCTCCGCAATTGATCACCTTCGCCCTGGCCCCCGAGGTCAAGGGCGAGGAGGACAAGGTCTATGCCGCCGTGGCCAAACTGCTCGACGAAGACATCACCCTGACGCTTGGCCGCGATGAGGAGTCCGGTGATATCCTGCTTTCGGGCATGGGCCAGAACCACATTGAAATCTCGGTCGAGAAGGCCAAGCGCCGCTACAAGACCGCCATCGTGCTCAAGACTCCCAAGGTTCCGTACCGCGAGACCTTCAAGACCGGCGCCCGCGAAATCCAGGGCCGCCACAAGAAACAGTCCGGCGGGCGCGGCCAGTTCGGCGACTGCTGGATCCACGTAGCTCCCCGGGCGTCCGGCGAGGGATACGAGTTCGTCGATCAGATCGTCGGCGGTTCCATCCCGCGCCAGTTCATCCCGGCCGTGGACAAGGGCGTCCAGGAGACCGCCGCGCGCGGCGTGCTCGCCGGGTTCCCGGTTATCGACTTCCAGGTGACCCTGTACGACGGCAGCTACCACAACGTGGACTCTTCGGAAATGGCCTTCAAGGTGGCCGGTTCGCTGGCCTTCAAAAAGGCCTGTGAAAAGGCCAAGATGGCCCTGCTGGAACCGATCATGCTCGTCACCGTGGCCGTGCCCGACGCCTTCATGGGCGACGTCATCGGCGATCTGTCGTCGCGGCGCGGCAAAGTGCTCGGTTCCGATTCTCAGGCGGGCATCACCGAGGTCAAGGCCAACGTGCCCATGGCCGAGATGCTCCGCTACGCCCCGGACCTCAACTCCATGACCGGCGGCCAGGGCACCTTCTTCATGGAATTCGCCTCCTACGAGGAATGCCCGCCTCAGGAAACCGAAAAGGTCATTGCCGCGCACAAGAAGAACGACGGCGAATAG
- a CDS encoding spore photoproduct lyase family protein codes for MTSLPAHLRRIGHVFVDESMTDTPVARRVREHLDAAGRGDIPWTVVPPDADRVTFDQGETQAIYLKEYKGRFLRFCPGTRAYHCCGYRIIHIGENCPMACSYCILQAYFQDRVLKIWANQDALFRELADGFGADSSARFRVGTGEFTDSLALEHLTAYSRDLVHFLEDYDNVVLELKSKVVDLSWMDGTTRTDRVLPAWSLNAPFINEHEEFGVSTLTERLEAARTCTEAGFKVCLHFDPIIRFEGWREGYGEIIDRIFDYVRPEQIAYMSLGSFRCMPQLTPIIEDKFPEATYIYNEFVPGLDGKARLLRPLRVEQFRFMVDRLRAHGMEEQLYFCMESTQVWKEVFGYAPRDFGGLGKRLMARAFGE; via the coding sequence ATGACTAGCCTGCCCGCCCACCTGCGCCGGATCGGCCACGTCTTCGTGGACGAATCCATGACCGACACCCCCGTCGCCCGCCGGGTGCGAGAACACCTCGACGCGGCTGGCCGGGGAGACATCCCCTGGACCGTGGTCCCGCCGGACGCCGACCGCGTGACCTTCGACCAAGGCGAGACCCAGGCCATATACCTCAAAGAATACAAGGGGCGTTTCCTGCGCTTCTGCCCCGGCACCCGCGCATACCACTGCTGCGGCTACCGGATCATCCACATCGGCGAGAACTGTCCCATGGCCTGCTCCTACTGCATCCTCCAAGCCTATTTCCAGGACCGGGTACTCAAGATCTGGGCCAACCAGGACGCCTTGTTCCGCGAGCTGGCCGACGGCTTCGGCGCGGACAGCTCCGCCCGCTTCCGGGTAGGTACCGGCGAATTCACCGACTCCCTCGCCCTGGAGCACCTGACCGCCTACAGTCGCGACCTGGTCCATTTTCTGGAAGACTACGACAACGTGGTCCTGGAGCTGAAATCCAAAGTGGTGGACCTCTCCTGGATGGACGGGACCACGCGCACGGACCGCGTCCTGCCCGCCTGGTCCCTGAACGCCCCGTTCATCAACGAGCACGAGGAATTCGGCGTATCCACCCTGACCGAACGGCTGGAGGCGGCACGCACTTGCACCGAGGCGGGCTTCAAGGTCTGCCTGCACTTCGACCCGATCATTCGTTTCGAAGGCTGGCGCGAGGGATACGGCGAGATCATCGACCGCATCTTCGACTACGTACGGCCGGAGCAGATCGCTTACATGTCCCTGGGCTCCTTCCGGTGCATGCCCCAGTTGACCCCGATCATCGAAGACAAGTTCCCGGAGGCCACCTACATCTATAATGAATTCGTGCCCGGCCTGGACGGCAAGGCCCGGCTGCTCCGCCCCTTGCGCGTGGAGCAGTTCCGGTTCATGGTCGACCGGCTGCGCGCCCACGGCATGGAGGAACAGCTCTACTTCTGCATGGAGTCCACCCAGGTCTGGAAAGAAGTCTTCGGCTACGCGCCCCGGGACTTCGGCGGCCTGGGCAAACGGCTCATGGCCCGGGCCTTCGGCGAATGA
- the rpsB gene encoding 30S ribosomal protein S2, whose product MAYVTMKQMLETGVHFGHQTRRWNPKMRPYIFGARNGIHIMDLQQTVKMFATAHDFITNTVAKGGKVLFIGTKRQAQESVKAEAERSGMYYVTHRWMGGTLTNFQTIKKSIDRLKTLEQMFEDGSISRYTKKEAVGMNREVKKLNLALGGIKDMTEAPQAAFVIDPKREQIAIQECRKLGIPVVAVVDSNCDPDMVDYIIPGNDDAIRAIKLFATHMADACLEGAAMQKDYEANAKAEAKAAAAAKETETEEKAEAPAEAAAEEK is encoded by the coding sequence ATGGCTTACGTTACTATGAAGCAGATGCTGGAGACCGGCGTCCACTTCGGCCACCAGACCCGCCGTTGGAACCCCAAAATGCGCCCGTACATCTTCGGCGCCCGCAACGGCATCCACATCATGGACCTGCAGCAGACCGTCAAGATGTTCGCTACCGCCCATGATTTCATCACCAATACCGTGGCCAAGGGCGGCAAGGTCCTGTTCATCGGCACCAAGCGCCAGGCTCAGGAATCCGTCAAGGCCGAGGCCGAACGCTCCGGTATGTACTACGTCACCCACCGCTGGATGGGCGGCACCCTGACCAACTTCCAGACCATCAAGAAGTCCATCGACCGCCTCAAGACCCTCGAACAGATGTTCGAGGACGGCTCCATCTCCCGGTACACCAAGAAGGAAGCCGTGGGCATGAACCGCGAGGTCAAGAAGCTCAATCTGGCGCTCGGCGGCATCAAGGACATGACCGAGGCCCCGCAGGCCGCTTTCGTCATCGATCCCAAGCGCGAACAGATCGCCATCCAGGAATGCCGCAAGCTCGGCATCCCGGTCGTGGCCGTGGTCGACTCCAATTGCGACCCGGACATGGTGGACTACATTATCCCCGGCAATGACGACGCCATCCGCGCCATCAAGCTGTTCGCCACCCACATGGCCGATGCCTGCCTTGAAGGCGCCGCCATGCAGAAGGACTACGAGGCCAACGCTAAAGCCGAAGCCAAGGCCGCTGCCGCCGCCAAGGAAACCGAAACCGAAGAGAAGGCCGAGGCTCCTGCCGAGGCCGCTGCCGAGGAGAAGTAA
- the tsf gene encoding translation elongation factor Ts, which produces MSITAAQVKTLREKTGAGMMDCKKALAESGGDEEKAVMYLREKGLSKAAKKAGRATSEGLVTPYVSEDGKTAVIAELLCETDFVAKGDDFQAFAAALPGKIAELDVTTGTADDLPKEVADVTDLIAKLGENMAVGRFAKIVTDGVIGVYIHSNNKLGVIVELTGTDDVEVAKDVAMHVAAMNPACISPAELPAETLEKEKVLYLKQAMDEGKPEAIAEKIVTGRLNKFYKDVCLLEQAFIKDDKQTIKQILKGGTVASFHRLALGEKAE; this is translated from the coding sequence ATGTCGATCACCGCCGCACAAGTGAAAACCCTGCGCGAAAAAACCGGCGCAGGCATGATGGATTGCAAGAAAGCCCTGGCCGAGTCCGGAGGGGACGAGGAAAAGGCCGTCATGTACCTCCGCGAGAAAGGGCTGTCCAAGGCCGCCAAAAAGGCCGGACGCGCCACCTCCGAGGGTCTGGTCACTCCCTACGTTTCCGAGGACGGCAAGACCGCCGTCATCGCCGAGCTTCTCTGCGAGACCGACTTCGTCGCCAAGGGTGACGACTTCCAGGCCTTTGCCGCCGCCCTGCCCGGCAAGATCGCCGAGCTGGACGTGACCACCGGCACCGCCGACGACCTGCCCAAGGAAGTCGCCGACGTGACCGACCTGATCGCCAAGCTGGGCGAAAACATGGCCGTGGGCCGCTTCGCCAAGATCGTCACCGACGGCGTCATCGGCGTCTACATCCATTCCAACAACAAGCTGGGCGTCATCGTCGAGCTGACCGGCACCGACGACGTCGAGGTCGCCAAGGATGTGGCCATGCACGTGGCCGCCATGAACCCGGCCTGCATCTCCCCCGCGGAGCTGCCCGCCGAGACCCTGGAAAAGGAAAAGGTCCTGTACCTCAAGCAGGCCATGGACGAGGGCAAGCCCGAAGCCATCGCCGAAAAGATCGTCACCGGCCGCCTGAACAAGTTCTACAAGGACGTCTGCCTGCTCGAACAAGCCTTCATCAAGGACGACAAGCAGACCATCAAGCAGATTCTCAAGGGCGGCACCGTAGCCAGCTTCCACCGGCTGGCGCTCGGAGAAAAGGCCGAGTAA